GACATCAGTATCTTGCCGGTATATTCTGGCCCATTATCACATCGTATTGCTGCTGGTTTACCTTTCCACTCAATGAGTTGCTCGAGAGTCCTCACCACACGATTTGCGGGAAGAGAAAAATCTACCTCAATGGCCAGCGCTTCACGATTAAAGTCATCGATAACATTCAGCAATCGGACGGAACGACCATCCGACAGTTGATCGTGCATGAAGTCCATCGACCAGCATTCATTGCGGCTTTCAGGCACCGCCAGCGGCTCGGGCTTATCCCGTTTCAGTCGTTTTTTCGGTTTAATTCGCCTGTTCAGCGACAACTCGCAATAAATCCGGTATACCCTTTTGTGATTGAACTTAAAGCCTTTTACGTTACGCAGGTACAAAAAGCACAGACCAAAACCCCAGTTGCGCTGACTGTCGGTGATACGGAGTAGCCAGTCAGCAATAACCGTGTTTTCTTCATTCAGTTGAGGCTGATAGCGATAGCAACTTTCGCTGACAACAAACAACTGGCAGGCAAAACGTATGCTGACGCTTCGGTGCCTGACCGCGTCCTGTGCCATCTGCTTTCGCTGCGATGGCTTCACCACTTTTTTGCCATAGCCTCCTGAATAATTTCGGCTTTGAGCCGTTCTTCGGCATACATCTTTTTCAGGCGGCGGTTTTCATCTTCCAGCTCTTTTAGTCGGGCCATCATGGATGCATCCATTCCGCCAAAGCGTGAACGCCACTTGTAGAAACTGGCATTGCTCATACCATGCTCGCGGCACAGTTCAGCAACTGGCGTTCCGGCCTCAGCCTGCTTGAGGATGGCCATGATCTGGCTGTCGGTAAAGCGTGATTTTTTCATAGAGATCTCCCCGGTTCAGATTACGAGAAAATTCTACCTATGAACACACCGGTTTTTCGGGGGGATTACCTACTGAGCGTACTCACCTGGAGGGGATGATGCAATCCTCATTGTGTCGTGATGAAAAAAATCCACGCATGGCGTGGATTTTTCGCAGGCAAAATGCCTGAAGCGGGGAGAGCGAATCTCATGTTTTGTATCAGGATTCGACCTCTATATTAAAATCGGTAACTCTCAACCTTTTAAGGCCATGTATCAGATCAAGTCGCGGCTAATACACAAGGAGTACTTTCAAAAGCCACCCGCTTATAAAATCACGACAAACGTCATTTATTAAAATGTAAAAATTTTAATTTTGATAAGGTGTGAACTGCATGGCTGGTTGATATAATATATTCATGATCTATATTGTCACTTTCAGATCTATATGTATTAACATCAGAGTCTGTTAACTCATCTATACCTACTTCAAAGCTGAGATTTTCTAAAAAATCAATATCATCAATATGTAACATGGTAATCGTATTTTGTTCAAGTTCATGAACTGAATTAATATCATTGATATATCCAAGTGGTGAAACTGA
This Shimwellia blattae DSM 4481 = NBRC 105725 DNA region includes the following protein-coding sequences:
- a CDS encoding IS3 family transposase (programmed frameshift), coding for MKKSRFTDSQIMAILKQAEAGTPVAELCREHGMSNASFYKWRSRFGGMDASMMARLKELEDENRRLKKMYAEERLKAEIIQEAMGKKVVKPSQRKQMAQDAVRHRSVSIRFACQLFVVSESCYRYQPQLNEENTVIADWLLRITDSQRNWGFGLCFLYLRNVKGFKFNHKRVYRIYCELSLNRRIKPKKRLKRDKPEPLAVPESRNECWSMDFMHDQLSDGRSVRLLNVIDDFNREALAIEVDFSLPANRVVRTLEQLIEWKGKPAAIRCDNGPEYTGKILMSWAAQQNITLRFIQPGKPQQNAYIERYNRTVRYDWLGQHLFTSLDELQDYATRWQWFYNHERPNMALNGFTPMQHIQRMT